Proteins encoded together in one Lathyrus oleraceus cultivar Zhongwan6 chromosome 5, CAAS_Psat_ZW6_1.0, whole genome shotgun sequence window:
- the LOC127086160 gene encoding uncharacterized protein LOC127086160, protein MAFLKNLLSQRRFHQLINPKTLTSLHYNFTLRPIATLPQTQPPNSQTEQTEKPLSTFFSEVMSGKITTIEENGEGDIEMKKKLKQLTEEVRTLKEKKTKGVPILTKEVPKKIEKKSLFSAFTNQPLPDDVISTKKEVEKKQKPREPFVFKELSIDMVVFLKYLYENGYFKDAKFDNVHERFDLGWFENPYALGYAKFAAQKFASDNREMAKWLSGSAIKQVAVFGCPSTGKSCVFPAKRLRKFFEVPENTVCGKCMLRETCKFANQNVWKCDANKLDLELVMKVVISYALHLVHPQLVVSDEVNKSVNHLLNEFVKLSKIT, encoded by the exons ATGGCTTTCCTCAAAAACCTTCTTTCACAACGCCGTTTCCACCAACTCATAAACCCCAAAACCCTAACTTCCCTCCACTACAATTTCACGCTCAGACCCATCGCAACCTTACCCCAAACCCAACCCCCAAATTCCCAAACCGAGCAAACCGAAAAACCTCTCAGCACTTTCTTCTCCGAAGTAATGTCAGGCAAAATCACAACAATAGAAGAAAACGGCGAAGGAGACATCGAGATGAAGAAAAAACTGAAGCAATTAACGGAAGAAGTTAGAACCTTGAAGGAGAAAAAAACAAAAGGGGTTCCAATTTTAACAAAAGAAGTTCCaaagaaaattgaaaaaaagaGCTTATTTTCTGCGTTCACCAATCAACCTCTTCCTGATGATGTAATAAGTACGAAAAAGGAGGTAGAGAAGAAGCAGAAGCCGAGGGAACCTTTTGTTTTTAAGGAGCTTTCGATTGATATGGTGGTGTTTTTGAAGTATTTATACGAAAATGGGTATTTTAAGGATGCTAAATTTGATAATGTTCATGAAAGATTTGATCTTGGTTGGTTTGAGAATCCTTATGCTTTGGGGTATGCTAAGTTTGCAGCACAGAAATTTGCAAGTGATAATCGTGAAATGGCCAA ATGGCTATCAGGAAGTGCAATAAAGCAAGTGGCTGTGTTTGGTTGCCCCTCCACCGGCAAGAGTTGTGTCTTCCCTGCGAAAAGACTGCGGAAATTTTTCGAGGTTCCAGAAAATACA GTTTGTGGTAAATGCATGCTGCGAGAAACATGCAAGTTTGCGAATCAAAATGTGTGGAAGTGTGATGCTAATAAATTGGATTTGGAGTTAGTTATGAAGGTTGTGATTTCATATGCTTTACACTTGGTGCATCCTCAGCTGGTAGTGTCTGATGAAGTGAACAAGTCAGTAAATCATTTACTGAACGAGTTTGTGAAACTGAGTAAAATCACCTGA
- the LOC127086157 gene encoding BES1/BZR1 homolog protein 4 isoform X2 yields MTSGTRQPTWKERENNKRRERRRRAIAAKIFSGLRMYGNYKLPKHCDNNEVLKALCNEAGWIVEPDGTTYRKGCKPMERMDVVGGSAMGSPCSSYHPSPCASYNPSPGSSSFPSPRSSSHAINPNGDANSLIPWLKNLSSGSSSASSSKLPQLYVHTGSISAPVTPPLSSPTARSSQTKADIWEDQSTRPGWGGQQYSFLPSSTPPSPGRQVLDPDWFAGIRMPQGGPTSPTFSLVASNPFGFREEVFCGSDSRMWTPGQSGTCSPAIAAGSDHTADIPMAEAVSDEFAFGSSAAGLVKPWEGERIHEDSGSDDLELTLGSSKTR; encoded by the exons ATGACGTCGGGGACGAGACAACCAACGTGGAAGGAGAGAGAGAATAACAAAAGGAGAGAGAGAAGAAGAAGAGCCATAGCTGCGAAGATCTTCTCCGGTTTGAGAATGTACGGTAACTACAAGCTTCCCAAACACTGCGACAACAATGAAGTTCTCAAAGCTCTCTGTAATGAAGCCGGTTGGATCGTTGAACCGGATGGCACAACGTATCGTAAG gGATGCAAGCCTATGGAGCGAATGGATGTGGTAGGTGGTTCTGCAATGGGAAGCCCATGTTCATCTTACCACCCAAGTCCCTGTGCTTCCTACAACCCAAGCCCTGGCTCTTCTTCCTTCCCTAGTCCACGCTCATCCTCCCATGCTATAAATCCTAATGGTGATGCCAATTCCCTAATTCCATGGCTCAAAAACCTCTCATCTGGATCATCATCAGCATCCTCTTCCAAGCTTCCGCAGCTTTATGTTCATACCGGTTCCATCAGTGCTCCTGTGACTCCTCCACTTAGCTCTCCAACTGCCCGATCATCTCAGACGAAAGCTGACATCTGGGAGGATCAGTCCACTCGTCCTGGCTGGGGCGGGCAGCAGTACTCCTTCCTGCCTTCCTCCACTCCTCCAAGCCCAGGTCGCCAAGTTCTTGACCCAGATTGGTTTGCTGGGATTAGGATGCCCCAGGGTGGGCCAACTTCTCCTACATTTAGCCTAGTGGCTTCTAATCCATTTGGCTTCAGGGAAGAGGTTTTCTGTGGCAGTGATTCCCGCATGTGGACACCTGGACAAAGTGGGACATGTTCTCCAGCTATAGCTGCAGGCTCTGATCATACTGCTGACATACCAATGGCTGAAGCTGTTTCAGATGAATTTGCCTTTGGAAGCAGTGCAGCTGGTTTGGTGAAGCCTTGGGAAGGAGAGAGGATCCATGAAGATTCCGGCTCAGATGATTTAGAGCTCACTCTTGGTAGCTCAAAGACCAGGTAG
- the LOC127086157 gene encoding BES1/BZR1 homolog protein 4 isoform X1 yields MTSGTRQPTWKERENNKRRERRRRAIAAKIFSGLRMYGNYKLPKHCDNNEVLKALCNEAGWIVEPDGTTYRKGCKPMERMDVVGGSAMGSPCSSYHPSPCASYNPSPGSSSFPSPRSSSHAINPNGDANSLIPWLKNLSSGSSSASSSKLPQLYVHTGSISAPVTPPLSSPTARSSQTKADIWEDQSTRPGWGGQQYSFLPSSTPPSPGRQVLDPDWFAGIRMPQGGPTSPTFSLVASNPFGFREEVFCGSDSRMWTPGQSGTCSPAIAAGSDHTADIPMAEAVSDEFAFGSSAAGLVKPWEGERIHEDSGSDDLELTLGSSKTR; encoded by the exons ATGACGTCGGGGACGAGACAACCAACGTGGAAGGAGAGAGAGAATAACAAAAGGAGAGAGAGAAGAAGAAGAGCCATAGCTGCGAAGATCTTCTCCGGTTTGAGAATGTACGGTAACTACAAGCTTCCCAAACACTGCGACAACAATGAAGTTCTCAAAGCTCTCTGTAATGAAGCCGGTTGGATCGTTGAACCGGATGGCACAACGTATCGTAAG gGATGCAAGCCTATGGAGCGAATGGATGTGGTAGGTGGTTCTGCAATGGGAAGCCCATGTTCATCTTACCACCCAAGTCCCTGTGCTTCCTACAACCCAAGCCCTGGCTCTTCTTCCTTCCCTAGTCCACGCTCATCCTCCCATGCTATAAATCCTAATGGTGATGCCAATTCCCTAATTCCATGGCTCAAAAACCTCTCATCTGGATCATCATCAGCATCCTCTTCCAAGCTTCCGCAGCTTTATGTTCATACCGGTTCCATCAGTGCTCCTGTGACTCCTCCACTTAGCTCTCCAACTGCCCGATCATCTCAGACGAAAGCTGACATCTGGGAGGATCAGTCCACTCGTCCTGGCTGGGGCGGGCAGCAGTACTCCTTCCTGCCTTCCTCCACTCCTCCAAGCCCAGGTCGCCAAGTTCTTGACCCAGATTGGTTTGCTGGGATTAGGATGCCCCAGGGTGGGCCAACTTCTCCTACATTTAGCCTAGTGGCTTCTAATCCATTTGGCTTCAGGGAAGAGGTTTTCTGTGGCAGTGATTCCCGCATGTGGACACCTGGACAAAGTGGGACATGTTCTCCAGCTATAGCTGCAGGCTCTGATCATACTGCTGACATACCAATGGCTGAAGCTGTTTCAGATGAATTTGCCTTTGGAAGCAGTGCAGCTGGTTTGGTGAAGCCTTGGGAAGGAGAGAGGATCCATGAAGATTCCGGCTCAGATGATTTAGAGCTCACTCTTGGTAGCTCAAAGACCAG GTAA